AATAAGTCTCAGCAAACTTTTATACATTGTTTGGTAAATTTGTGGAAACATTAGCTTGGAACCAACATAGTAATGAAAATCAAACACTGAATCAAATCATGTAATAAGACGGAGAAGAtatgtatatactatatatatatgtactttgTTTTTAACAAATGAAACAAGACATATCAAATTAAACTTGGCAACCCAGAACTTAAACTGTTTTTACATTGAGACCACCAAGATAAGAGACTATAATAAACTGATAATCTATTTATTAAGTCATGATCAGACTGTCTGACTGAAACATCATCATACTATTTACTCGATTCTCTTCCTTAACTATGGctttctctttgattttttGAACTTGCATCTGAATCTTGTTGCTAgccatctcttctttctccatcGTCACCAACCTCTCTCCACTGATCTCACCAATTAACACTTTCCTCCTGAGATATGGATTGCTGTTGTCTCCCATGTTGAAAAGAATCGATCTGTACTTTGCTTTTTGAGTCCCCTCGAAAGAACCTAGTTTCTGAAACATGGCTGATTCAACCAACGCAGCCACACTCCAAGAATCGCAAGAAACCACTCCTTCCTTCATCCCAACAACAACCTCGTTAGCGACTTTAGACAAGGACTTGTGAAGAATCTCACGTACTTTGTCTCGGTTAGAATCCCCTGTCGTCATCGAAATCATCTTCTCATCCACAAGCTTCTTCTCCTTATTCACCACCGGCCGATCATGAGATCGTGAGCTCTGTTTCCTCCCCATAGCATAGACATATCTGAGCCAAAGAAAGTAAAGAATCTTTCCCTCAGACTGGATTCTAGGGTTTTTGTGCTCCGTGAAAAGCATGTGACTCTTTCCAATTTGAGGGTATGTGATGTCGATGACCATCTCGTAAGCAAGTGACTCTGGAGCTTCTCTCAAACGAATCATGGCCTCCACGCACCTAGAGACCGCTGGAGAAGAACTCTTACTGTCTCCTCTCGCAGCAGACTTTTGCTTTAGTTGCTGCCTCAAACAGTTCCAAGAACTCCTGCTTCTCCATCCTTCTctgttctctctctttctcgacTGAAAAATAGGGTTTGGAAGCAACGAAAGTGGAGAGAATGATTTGTATTGTTAGAGTTTGACCTTACGTGtttgtatataaagagagagtaTCTAAAGTCAACTCCTGATAGGTATGGTTTTGTTGTGTTGTTTCTCCACACGTTTACTCACTTGGTACTCAAGCCTCTTCAAACTTTCCTTTTTC
This Brassica napus cultivar Da-Ae chromosome C6, Da-Ae, whole genome shotgun sequence DNA region includes the following protein-coding sequences:
- the LOC125588528 gene encoding uncharacterized protein LOC125588528: MENRTTKKESLKRLEYQSRKRENREGWRSRSSWNCLRQQLKQKSAARGDSKSSSPAVSRCVEAMIRLREAPESLAYEMVIDITYPQIGKSHMLFTEHKNPRIQSEGKILYFLWLRYVYAMGRKQSSRSHDRPVVNKEKKLVDEKMISMTTGDSNRDKVREILHKSLSKVANEVVVGMKEGVVSCDSWSVAALVESAMFQKLGSFEGTQKAKYRSILFNMGDNSNPYLRRKVLIGEISGERLVTMEKEEMASNKIQMQVQKIKEKAIVKEENRVNSMMMFQSDSLIMT